From Elephas maximus indicus isolate mEleMax1 chromosome 1, mEleMax1 primary haplotype, whole genome shotgun sequence, a single genomic window includes:
- the LOC126077730 gene encoding olfactory receptor 2G3-like: MKTNNESLGSDFILVGFSDQPQLEKILFVVVLISYLLTLMGNTAIILVSSLDPKLHTPMYYFLTNLSFVDLCLTTTIVPQLLWNLHGLAKTVTPIGCAIQLYVALALGSTECVLLAVMAYDRYAAICRPLHYATVMHPRLCQSLVGVAWLSGVGNTLVQGTITLQLPLCGNRRIYHFICEVPAMIKLACVDIHANEVQLFMASLILLLLPLALILVSYGYISQAVMRIRSAQAWRKALGTCGSHLFVVSLFYGTITAVYIQPNSSYAHRQGKFITLLYTVATPTLNPLIYTLRNKDVKGALKRLVRKDQSIGK; this comes from the coding sequence ATGAAGACAAATAATGAGAGTTTGGGAAGTGATTTCATTTTGGTGGGCTTCTCTGACCAGCCACAGCTTGAGAAGATCCTCTTTGTGGTTGTGCTGATCTCCTACCTTCTGACACTGATGGGCAACACAGCCATCATCCTGGTCTCCAGTCTGGATCCCAAGCTCCATACGCCCATGTATTACTTTCTTACCAATCTCTCCTTTGTTGACCTCTGCCTTACCACCACCATTGTGCCCCAACTGCTGTGGAATCTCCATGGATTAGCAAAGACAGTTACTCCTATAGGCTGTGCTATTCAACTCTACGTGGCTCTGGCACTGGGATCTACTGAGTGTGTTCTCCTGGCTGTCATGGCATATGACCGCTATGCTGCTATTTGCCGACCACTTCATTATGCTACTGTTATGCATCCACGGCTTTGCCAGTCACTTGTAGGAGTGGCATGGTTGAGTGGAGTGGGCAATACCCTAGTTCAGGGCACCATCACCCTTCAGCTGCCCCTTTGTGGGAACCGGAGGATTTACCACTTCATCTGTGAAGTGCCTGCCATGATCAAGTTAGCTTGTGTAGACATTCATGCCAATGAGGTCCAGCTCTTCATGGCTTCCTTGATACTACTCCTCCTCCCCCTGGCACTCATCTTGGTCTCATATGGATACATTTCCCAAGCAGTGATGAGAATCAGGTCAGCCCAAGCTTGGCGTAAAGCCCTTGGAACATGTGGATCCCACCTATTTGTAGTTTCCCTCTTCTATGGGACCATCACAGCTGTCTATATCCAGCCCAACAGCTCCTACGCCCACAGACAGGGAAAGTTTATAACCCTTTTGTATACTGTAGCAACTCCCACCCTCAATCCCCTCATTTACACtctgagaaacaaagatgtaaagggAGCTTTGAAGAGGCTGGTGAGAAAAGATCAGAGTATAGGAAAGTGA